In one Janibacter cremeus genomic region, the following are encoded:
- a CDS encoding RsmB/NOP family class I SAM-dependent RNA methyltransferase encodes MSTDGQRKGPRRKSRTAPAQRSRRGSPARSTAHAVLRAVGDGAYANLELPRALRHARLDDRDAAFATELTYGTLRMQGFYDAIIVEATGRPTSRLDGGVLDVLRMGVHQVLAMRVPDHAAADQAVGLARTVAGPGAAGLVNAVMRRVSESTPEEWRQRVVPAEPLAERLAIEHSHPVWIVKALRQALIGHGAATPETADEAVAELLAAHNVPAPVSLVARPGLAEVDELLAAGAHAGRWSPFAAELDGGDPGAIEAVRDGRAAVQDEGSQLLALALAAVPLADRDEDVPERWLDLCAGPGGKAGLLAARALEQGADLVANEISDHRTELVRQTLRPALEAAEAAGRRLEVRTGDGRELGADEPERYDRVLVDAPCTGLGALRRRPEARWRRKPSDLVGLGPLQRELLVSAIEATRPGGVIAYATCSPHLSETTFVVRDVLKKRDDVEQIDARELLDQVATGDLTDLGDGPHAQMWPHIHGTDGMFLALLRKKP; translated from the coding sequence ATGAGCACCGACGGACAGCGGAAGGGCCCCCGCCGCAAGTCGCGGACCGCGCCCGCGCAACGCTCCCGCCGGGGGAGCCCGGCACGCAGCACCGCCCACGCCGTCCTCCGCGCCGTCGGCGACGGCGCCTACGCCAACCTCGAGCTCCCGAGGGCGCTGCGGCACGCGCGGCTGGACGACCGGGACGCCGCCTTCGCCACCGAGCTGACGTACGGGACCCTGCGGATGCAGGGCTTCTACGACGCGATCATCGTCGAGGCGACCGGGCGCCCGACCAGCCGGCTCGACGGAGGGGTCCTCGACGTCCTCCGGATGGGGGTCCACCAGGTGCTCGCCATGCGGGTGCCGGACCACGCCGCCGCCGACCAGGCCGTCGGGCTCGCCCGCACGGTGGCCGGGCCGGGTGCAGCGGGTCTGGTCAACGCGGTCATGCGGCGCGTCTCCGAGAGCACCCCGGAGGAGTGGCGTCAGCGGGTCGTGCCCGCCGAGCCGCTCGCCGAGCGCCTGGCGATCGAGCACTCGCACCCGGTGTGGATCGTCAAGGCCCTGCGCCAGGCGCTCATCGGCCACGGCGCGGCCACCCCGGAGACGGCCGACGAGGCCGTCGCGGAGCTGCTGGCCGCGCACAACGTCCCCGCGCCGGTCTCGCTCGTCGCCCGCCCGGGTCTCGCCGAGGTCGACGAGCTCCTCGCGGCCGGGGCCCACGCCGGGCGATGGTCCCCCTTCGCCGCCGAGCTCGACGGGGGAGACCCCGGCGCCATCGAGGCGGTCCGCGACGGACGCGCCGCGGTGCAGGACGAAGGGAGCCAGCTGCTCGCCCTCGCGCTCGCGGCCGTGCCGCTCGCCGATCGGGACGAGGACGTGCCCGAGCGGTGGTTGGACCTGTGCGCCGGCCCCGGCGGCAAGGCCGGGCTGCTCGCGGCCAGGGCGCTCGAGCAGGGGGCCGACCTCGTGGCCAACGAGATCAGTGACCACCGAACCGAGCTGGTGCGCCAGACCCTGCGCCCGGCACTGGAGGCGGCCGAGGCCGCCGGTCGCCGACTCGAGGTCCGCACCGGCGACGGTCGTGAGCTCGGTGCCGACGAGCCGGAGCGGTACGACCGCGTGCTCGTCGACGCACCGTGCACCGGCCTCGGGGCCCTGCGTCGTCGTCCGGAGGCGCGCTGGCGGCGCAAGCCGAGCGACCTCGTCGGCCTCGGTCCGCTGCAGCGGGAGCTGCTCGTCTCCGCGATCGAGGCCACCCGCCCCGGCGGTGTCATCGCCTACGCGACGTGCAGCCCGCACCTGTCCGAGACGACCTTCGTCGTGCGCGACGTGCTCAAGAAGCGCGACGACGTGGAGCAGATCGATGCCCGCGAGCTGCTCGACCAGGTCGCGACGGGCGACCTCACCGACCTCGGGGACGGCC
- the fmt gene encoding methionyl-tRNA formyltransferase — MRLIFAGTPQVAVPSLRALSDSDHEVVAVVTRPDARVGRGRRLEPSPVKTVAQELGLPVLTPASPRDPDFVAELTALAPDCCPVVAYGALLPREVLDIPTHGWVNLHFSLLPAWRGAAPVQRAIIAGDEITGASTFLIEAGLDTGPVLGTMTERIRPDDTAGALLDRLADAGAPLLLATMDGVATGDLEPRPQPTEGVSHAAKLTVDDARVDLAHPAMAVDRHIRGCTPAPGAWTTFRGERLKLGPVTITEERLPAGRIEARKREVLVGTADRAVRLGEVVPLGKKPMPAADWARGVRVATDERLGEEQA, encoded by the coding sequence GTGCGACTGATCTTTGCCGGGACCCCGCAGGTCGCCGTCCCCTCCCTCCGGGCCCTGTCCGACTCCGACCACGAGGTGGTCGCCGTGGTCACCCGACCCGACGCGCGGGTGGGTCGGGGGCGTCGCCTCGAGCCCTCGCCGGTGAAGACCGTGGCGCAGGAGCTGGGCCTGCCGGTCCTGACGCCGGCCAGCCCCCGGGACCCGGACTTCGTGGCCGAGCTGACCGCCCTGGCACCGGACTGCTGCCCGGTCGTCGCCTACGGCGCGCTCCTTCCCCGGGAGGTCCTGGACATCCCGACGCACGGGTGGGTCAACCTCCACTTCTCGCTGCTCCCGGCCTGGCGCGGCGCCGCCCCGGTCCAGCGGGCGATCATCGCCGGCGACGAGATCACGGGCGCCAGCACCTTCCTGATCGAGGCGGGTCTCGACACCGGTCCGGTCCTCGGCACCATGACCGAGCGGATCCGCCCCGACGACACGGCCGGGGCTCTCCTCGACCGGCTCGCCGACGCGGGCGCCCCACTCCTGCTGGCGACGATGGACGGCGTGGCCACGGGCGACCTCGAGCCGCGGCCCCAGCCGACGGAGGGCGTCAGCCACGCCGCGAAGCTGACCGTCGACGACGCACGGGTCGACCTGGCCCACCCCGCGATGGCCGTCGACCGGCACATCCGTGGGTGCACGCCCGCGCCCGGCGCGTGGACGACCTTCCGTGGCGAGCGGCTCAAGCTCGGCCCCGTGACGATCACCGAGGAGAGGCTGCCAGCGGGTCGGATCGAGGCGCGCAAGCGCGAGGTCCTGGTCGGCACGGCGGACCGGGCCGTGCGACTGGGCGAGGTCGTCCCCCTGGGCAAGAAGCCGATGCCCGCGGCGGACTGGGCGCGGGGCGTGCGGGTGGCCACCGACGAACGACTGGGCGAGGAGCAGGCATGA
- a CDS encoding primosome assembly protein PriA (binding of PriA to forked DNA starts the assembly of the primosome, also possesses 3'-5' helicase activity), with product MLLSTPVARVLVDTGLVHLDRPFEYLVPEELAEAAQPGVRVKVRFAGRDRPGYVLERSDAAEHTGRLAPIRTVVSDEPVLTPPVLELARRLAAHQAATTGDVLRLAIPPRHARAEKALPRDAPADGEEPRQVPETTTPQVWADYRAGAAWWSRVAAGESPGAAWVAAPSRPATSDWPVALAQAARAALASGRGAVIVVPDQRDVDRVDEALIEALGPDRHVRLTADQGPQARYTAWLKVLRGHVRVVVGTRAAAYAPVHDLGLVAWWDDGDDLHVEPRAPYAHVRQVLLTRADVEDAAVLVAGLTMSTDVAALVDTGRVHLVGGSTSRRDAPRVLVAGEGLDEERDGPGARAHIPSSAHRAASSALSQGPVLIQVPRRGYLPAMSCASCRAPARCPECRGPLALPSPDRPPECGWCGRAPGRFTCPHCDGDRLRAGVIGARRTAEEIGRSFPGTRVITSGGGEVHASVGAEAAIVVATPGAEPVADGGYAAVLLLDAWASLDRPDLRAAEEAVRRWFAAAGLCRSWADGGVVVLCGAPSHVTIPPVEALVRWDPQWFAARELAERAELSLPPTTWTAEVIAHRKRVEPVEHAVRSVAHEAQVLGPLPVAGAEDRRRLVIKAPFGDGPLVAAALKDLRAGESAHKAETLTSVKVGHLGAL from the coding sequence GTGCTCCTGTCCACCCCCGTCGCCCGGGTCCTCGTCGACACGGGGCTGGTCCATCTCGACCGGCCCTTCGAGTACCTGGTGCCGGAGGAGCTCGCCGAGGCCGCCCAGCCGGGTGTGCGGGTCAAGGTGCGCTTCGCCGGTCGCGACCGTCCCGGGTACGTCCTCGAGCGGTCCGACGCGGCCGAGCACACCGGCCGTCTGGCCCCCATCCGCACGGTCGTCTCCGACGAGCCGGTGCTCACGCCCCCGGTGCTGGAGCTGGCCCGCCGTCTGGCGGCCCACCAGGCGGCCACGACCGGGGACGTCCTGCGGCTGGCGATCCCGCCCCGCCATGCCCGCGCCGAGAAGGCGCTGCCCCGGGACGCCCCTGCGGACGGGGAGGAGCCACGCCAGGTGCCGGAGACCACGACGCCGCAGGTGTGGGCGGACTACCGGGCCGGCGCCGCGTGGTGGTCACGGGTGGCCGCGGGGGAGTCGCCCGGCGCCGCATGGGTGGCCGCACCCTCCCGGCCGGCCACGTCGGACTGGCCGGTGGCCCTCGCCCAGGCCGCGCGTGCGGCACTGGCCTCTGGCCGGGGCGCGGTCATCGTCGTCCCCGACCAGCGGGACGTGGACCGTGTCGACGAGGCGCTGATCGAGGCACTCGGGCCGGACCGGCACGTGCGGCTGACCGCCGACCAGGGCCCGCAGGCGCGCTACACCGCGTGGCTGAAGGTCCTGCGTGGGCACGTGCGCGTCGTCGTCGGCACCCGGGCCGCCGCCTACGCACCGGTGCACGACCTCGGGCTCGTCGCGTGGTGGGACGACGGGGACGACCTGCACGTCGAGCCGCGCGCCCCGTACGCGCACGTGCGCCAGGTGCTCCTCACGCGTGCGGACGTCGAGGACGCGGCCGTGCTCGTCGCGGGCCTGACGATGTCCACCGACGTGGCCGCCCTCGTCGACACCGGCCGGGTCCACCTCGTCGGGGGCTCCACCTCGCGTCGTGACGCGCCGCGGGTGCTCGTCGCCGGGGAGGGCCTGGACGAGGAGCGGGACGGCCCGGGTGCGCGGGCGCACATCCCCTCATCGGCCCACCGCGCCGCCTCGTCGGCCCTCTCGCAGGGACCGGTCCTCATCCAGGTGCCCCGCCGCGGGTACCTGCCGGCCATGTCGTGCGCGTCGTGCCGTGCGCCGGCACGGTGCCCGGAGTGTCGTGGCCCGCTGGCGCTGCCGTCGCCGGACAGACCGCCCGAGTGCGGCTGGTGCGGTCGCGCACCCGGCCGATTCACCTGCCCGCACTGCGACGGTGACCGGTTGCGTGCCGGCGTCATCGGGGCCCGTCGCACCGCCGAGGAGATCGGTCGGTCCTTCCCGGGGACCAGGGTCATCACCTCCGGTGGGGGCGAGGTGCACGCGAGCGTCGGGGCGGAGGCGGCGATCGTCGTCGCCACACCCGGCGCCGAGCCGGTGGCCGACGGGGGCTACGCGGCGGTCCTCCTGCTGGATGCCTGGGCGAGCCTGGACCGGCCGGACCTGCGGGCGGCGGAGGAGGCGGTGCGCCGGTGGTTCGCCGCCGCCGGGTTGTGCCGGTCGTGGGCCGACGGGGGAGTGGTCGTGCTGTGCGGCGCCCCGAGCCACGTGACCATCCCACCGGTCGAGGCGCTCGTGCGGTGGGACCCGCAGTGGTTCGCGGCCCGCGAGCTGGCCGAGCGCGCGGAGCTCTCGCTGCCCCCGACCACCTGGACCGCCGAGGTCATCGCGCACCGCAAGCGGGTCGAGCCCGTGGAGCACGCGGTGCGGTCGGTGGCGCACGAGGCACAGGTCCTCGGACCGCTACCGGTCGCCGGCGCCGAGGACCGACGACGGCTGGTCATCAAGGCGCCCTTCGGCGACGGCCCGCTCGTCGCCGCTGCGCTGAAGGACCTGCGGGCCGGGGAGAGCGCCCACAAGGCGGAGACGCTCACGTCGGTGAAGGTCGGTCACCTCGGGGCGCTGTGA
- the metK gene encoding methionine adenosyltransferase produces the protein MSGRLFTSESVTEGHPDKICDQISDSILDAMLDADPHSRVAVETMVTTGLVHIAGEVTTEAYVEIPHLVRSVIADHVGYDSSEKGFDGRTCGVSVSIGAQSPDIAQGVDTAYESRTGGIDPKDKQGAGDQGLMFGYACRDTPDLMPLPIYLAHRLSQRLTEVRKDGVLDYLRPDGKTQVTIDYDGDSPVRLDTVVLSTQHSAQVDHERQLPADIMATVFDPVMAELKDSGVRLDTSDYRTLINPTGKFVIGGPMGDAGLTGRKIIVDTYGGMARHGGGAFSGKDPSKVDRSAAYATRWVAKNIVAAGLADRCEVQVAYAIGAAQPVGLYIETFGTETAPVDSIQQAVTSVFDLRPLAIVEELDLLRPIYAPTAAYGHFGRTSAAGYDNAFPWEQTTKVEALRAAVRG, from the coding sequence GTGTCCGGACGTCTCTTCACCTCCGAGTCGGTGACCGAAGGTCACCCCGACAAGATCTGCGACCAGATCTCGGACTCGATCCTCGACGCCATGCTCGACGCCGACCCGCACAGCCGCGTCGCCGTCGAGACGATGGTGACGACCGGACTGGTCCACATCGCCGGGGAGGTCACCACCGAGGCCTACGTCGAGATCCCCCACCTGGTGCGCTCGGTCATCGCCGACCACGTCGGCTACGACTCCTCGGAGAAGGGCTTCGACGGCCGCACCTGCGGGGTGTCGGTCTCCATCGGGGCGCAGAGCCCCGACATCGCCCAGGGCGTGGACACCGCGTACGAGAGCCGCACCGGGGGCATCGATCCCAAGGACAAGCAGGGCGCCGGCGACCAGGGCCTGATGTTCGGGTACGCCTGCCGGGACACTCCCGATCTCATGCCGCTGCCGATCTACCTCGCGCACCGCCTCTCGCAGCGACTCACCGAGGTCCGCAAGGACGGGGTGCTGGACTACCTGCGTCCCGACGGAAAGACCCAGGTGACCATCGACTACGACGGGGACAGCCCCGTACGGCTGGACACCGTCGTGCTCTCGACCCAGCACTCCGCGCAGGTCGACCACGAGCGCCAGCTCCCGGCCGACATCATGGCGACGGTCTTCGACCCCGTGATGGCCGAGCTGAAGGACTCGGGCGTGCGGTTGGACACCTCCGACTACCGCACCCTGATCAACCCCACCGGCAAGTTCGTCATCGGTGGCCCCATGGGGGACGCAGGACTGACGGGACGCAAGATCATCGTCGACACGTACGGCGGCATGGCCCGCCACGGTGGTGGCGCCTTCTCCGGCAAGGACCCCTCGAAGGTCGACCGCTCCGCCGCGTACGCCACCCGGTGGGTCGCCAAGAACATCGTCGCCGCCGGGTTGGCCGATCGGTGCGAGGTCCAGGTCGCCTATGCCATCGGCGCCGCCCAGCCGGTGGGCCTCTACATCGAGACCTTCGGCACGGAGACCGCCCCGGTCGACTCGATCCAGCAGGCCGTGACGTCCGTCTTCGACCTGCGACCGCTGGCGATCGTCGAGGAGCTGGACCTGCTGCGTCCGATCTACGCGCCGACGGCTGCCTACGGCCACTTCGGGCGGACCTCGGCCGCCGGCTACGACAACGCCTTCCCGTGGGAGCAGACGACGAAGGTCGAGGCACTGCGGGCAGCCGTTCGCGGCTGA
- the coaBC gene encoding bifunctional phosphopantothenoylcysteine decarboxylase/phosphopantothenate--cysteine ligase CoaBC yields MRIVLGVGGGIAAYKAALLLRLFSEDGHEVTVVPTEAALRFVGAPTWEALSGRSVQTDVWSNITDVPHVRIGQEADLVVVAPTTADLLAKAAHGLAGDLLTNVLLTARCPVVLAPAMHTEMWEHAATRANVATLRGRGVTVIDPDSGRLTGADIGPGRLPEPEDIHAAAMAAVGGPGSGAQPQEGDLTGRAVLVSTGGTREPLDPVRYLGNRSSGKQGLAVAEAAAARGARVTLVAANLGLPVAPGIDVVPVQTALELQAEMDARAADHDVVVMVAAVADFRPADYAPAKIKKSHDPADPDAAPTIDLVRNPDILAGLVSRRGEATTPLLVGFAAETGDATGSVLAHGRDKLARKGCDLLVVNEVGEGVTFGADDTTVHVLTRGSDETVDIGPASKRIVSDGIWDVVVGSLRP; encoded by the coding sequence GTGCGCATCGTCCTCGGCGTGGGTGGCGGTATCGCGGCCTACAAGGCGGCACTCCTGCTGCGCCTCTTCAGCGAGGACGGGCACGAGGTGACCGTCGTGCCCACCGAGGCGGCGCTGCGCTTCGTCGGCGCGCCGACCTGGGAGGCGCTCTCGGGCCGGTCGGTCCAGACCGACGTCTGGAGCAACATCACCGACGTGCCCCACGTCCGCATCGGGCAGGAGGCCGACCTCGTCGTCGTCGCGCCGACGACCGCGGACCTGCTGGCCAAGGCTGCGCACGGTCTGGCCGGTGACCTCCTGACGAACGTCCTGCTCACCGCTCGCTGCCCCGTGGTGCTGGCTCCCGCCATGCACACCGAGATGTGGGAGCACGCCGCCACGCGCGCCAACGTCGCGACCCTGCGCGGGCGCGGAGTCACCGTGATCGACCCGGACTCGGGGCGGTTGACCGGTGCCGACATCGGCCCCGGACGTCTCCCCGAGCCCGAGGACATCCACGCCGCGGCGATGGCCGCGGTCGGCGGACCGGGCAGCGGTGCGCAACCGCAGGAGGGTGACCTGACCGGCCGCGCGGTGCTCGTGAGCACCGGGGGGACCCGCGAGCCGCTCGATCCCGTGCGGTACCTGGGCAACCGTTCCTCCGGCAAGCAGGGCCTCGCCGTGGCCGAGGCCGCTGCCGCACGCGGCGCCCGGGTGACGCTCGTCGCGGCCAACCTCGGGCTGCCGGTCGCGCCGGGCATCGACGTCGTCCCCGTGCAGACCGCGCTGGAGCTGCAGGCGGAGATGGATGCGCGTGCCGCCGACCACGACGTCGTCGTCATGGTCGCGGCCGTCGCCGACTTCCGCCCGGCCGACTACGCACCGGCCAAGATCAAGAAGTCCCACGACCCCGCCGACCCGGACGCCGCTCCGACCATCGACCTCGTGCGCAACCCGGACATCCTCGCTGGCCTGGTCTCGAGGCGCGGCGAGGCCACCACACCCCTGCTCGTGGGCTTCGCCGCGGAGACGGGCGACGCGACCGGCTCGGTGCTCGCGCACGGCCGGGACAAGCTCGCCCGCAAGGGCTGCGACCTGCTCGTCGTCAACGAGGTGGGTGAGGGCGTGACCTTCGGGGCCGACGACACCACGGTCCACGTCCTGACCCGCGGCAGCGACGAGACGGTCGACATCGGGCCCGCGAGCAAGCGGATCGTCTCCGACGGGATCTGGGACGTCGTCGTGGGCTCCCTCCGTCCCTGA
- the rpoZ gene encoding DNA-directed RNA polymerase subunit omega yields the protein MSGTKANPIGITNPPIDDLLERADSKYALVIYGAKRARQINAYYSQLQEGLLEYIGPLVDAQVHEKPLSIALREIDEGLLTKEASKPAEASVESIVDIPATDEV from the coding sequence GTGTCCGGTACCAAGGCAAACCCCATCGGCATCACCAACCCGCCGATCGACGACCTCCTCGAGCGGGCGGACAGCAAGTACGCCCTCGTGATCTACGGGGCCAAGCGGGCCCGCCAGATCAACGCCTACTACTCGCAGCTGCAGGAGGGCCTGCTCGAGTACATCGGGCCGCTTGTGGACGCACAGGTCCACGAGAAGCCGCTGTCGATCGCGCTGCGCGAGATCGACGAGGGGCTCCTGACCAAGGAGGCGAGCAAGCCCGCCGAGGCGTCGGTCGAGTCGATCGTGGACATCCCGGCGACCGACGAGGTCTGA
- the gmk gene encoding guanylate kinase has translation MTARLTVLAGPTAVGKGTVAAWIREHHPEVWLSVSATTRPPRPGEVDGVHYHFISGEDFATKVGQGDMLEWAVVHGRASYGTPRGPVEQALAEGKLPLLEIDLQGARQVRASMPHARFVFLAPPSWEELVGRLEGRGTETAEERAVRLDTAKVEMAAQHEFDHVVVNDDIRRAAEELVSLMRSP, from the coding sequence GTGACCGCGCGTCTGACCGTCCTCGCGGGCCCGACCGCCGTCGGCAAGGGCACCGTCGCCGCCTGGATCCGTGAGCACCACCCCGAGGTGTGGCTCTCGGTCTCGGCGACCACGAGACCGCCGCGCCCCGGCGAGGTGGACGGGGTGCACTACCACTTCATCTCCGGTGAGGACTTCGCCACCAAGGTCGGGCAGGGCGACATGCTCGAGTGGGCCGTCGTCCACGGACGGGCCTCCTACGGCACGCCGCGGGGTCCGGTGGAGCAGGCGCTGGCCGAGGGCAAGCTCCCGCTGCTCGAGATCGACCTGCAGGGAGCCCGGCAGGTGCGCGCCTCGATGCCGCACGCCCGATTCGTCTTCCTGGCGCCCCCCTCGTGGGAGGAGCTCGTCGGCAGGCTCGAGGGCCGCGGCACCGAGACGGCCGAGGAGAGAGCCGTTCGCCTGGACACCGCGAAGGTCGAGATGGCGGCCCAGCACGAGTTCGACCACGTGGTCGTCAACGACGACATTCGTCGTGCCGCCGAGGAACTCGTATCATTGATGAGATCCCCCTGA
- the mihF gene encoding integration host factor, actinobacterial type, with protein sequence MVTAPLSVDPGVPVPVPTLSPQQRAHALARATSARQERAVVKRRLKEGSATIGDVLADGAHDPAIAKLRVLELLESMPGIGDVKAGRIMDQLRIARSRRVRGLGPHQARALVEWFERS encoded by the coding sequence ATGGTGACCGCACCCCTGTCGGTCGACCCCGGAGTGCCCGTGCCCGTCCCCACGTTGAGCCCGCAGCAGCGCGCCCACGCCCTGGCCAGGGCGACGAGCGCGCGTCAGGAGCGAGCCGTCGTCAAGCGTCGGCTCAAGGAGGGGAGTGCCACCATCGGTGACGTCCTCGCCGATGGTGCCCACGACCCGGCGATCGCCAAGCTCAGGGTCCTCGAGCTCCTCGAGTCGATGCCGGGCATCGGGGACGTCAAGGCAGGCCGGATCATGGATCAGCTCCGCATCGCCCGGTCGCGGCGCGTCCGCGGACTCGGACCGCACCAGGCACGGGCCCTCGTCGAGTGGTTCGAGCGCTCGTGA
- the pyrF gene encoding orotidine-5'-phosphate decarboxylase, protein MITDTTPFGVRLQAAMAEHGPLCAGIDPHRGLVESWGLTYDLAGLERFTMTCVEAFGGAVAAVKPQSAFFEVFGAKGVAVLERALAELRSAGTLTVLDVKRGDIGTTVDAYGEAFLGADAPAAADAITLSPYLGYGSLRPAIDLAHATGRGVFVLALTSNPEGADVQHARLPDGRSVAGAVAEGAARDNADDRAAGRLGSIGLVVGATVGSAVADLEVDLPGMAGPVLAPGLGAQGATAEDVRSVFAGALPQVLASSSRDVLRAGPDVTALRERARAVAGEVARITGV, encoded by the coding sequence ATGATCACCGACACCACCCCCTTCGGCGTCCGTCTGCAGGCCGCGATGGCCGAGCACGGTCCGCTGTGCGCGGGCATCGACCCGCACCGCGGGCTCGTCGAGTCCTGGGGGCTGACCTACGACCTCGCCGGCCTGGAGCGGTTCACGATGACCTGCGTGGAGGCCTTCGGCGGCGCGGTTGCCGCCGTCAAGCCCCAGTCGGCCTTCTTCGAGGTCTTCGGGGCGAAGGGGGTCGCGGTCCTCGAGCGCGCGCTCGCCGAGCTGCGCTCGGCCGGCACCCTCACCGTCCTCGACGTCAAGCGCGGCGACATCGGCACCACGGTCGACGCCTACGGCGAGGCCTTCCTCGGCGCGGACGCGCCGGCCGCCGCGGACGCGATCACCCTGAGCCCGTACCTCGGCTACGGCTCCCTGCGCCCGGCGATCGACCTCGCGCACGCCACCGGCCGCGGGGTCTTCGTCCTCGCCCTGACGTCCAACCCCGAGGGGGCCGACGTCCAGCACGCCCGCCTCCCCGACGGACGATCGGTCGCGGGCGCCGTCGCCGAGGGCGCGGCACGCGACAACGCCGACGACCGCGCCGCGGGCCGGCTCGGGAGCATCGGCCTCGTCGTCGGGGCCACCGTCGGCTCCGCCGTGGCCGACCTGGAGGTCGACCTGCCGGGCATGGCCGGGCCGGTCCTCGCCCCCGGGCTCGGCGCCCAGGGGGCGACCGCCGAGGACGTGCGCTCGGTCTTCGCCGGCGCGCTGCCCCAGGTCCTCGCCAGCAGCAGCAGGGACGTCCTGCGGGCGGGGCCCGACGTGACCGCCCTGCGCGAGCGTGCCCGCGCCGTCGCCGGCGAGGTCGCTCGCATCACCGGGGTCTGA
- a CDS encoding dihydroorotate dehydrogenase, producing the protein MGTPTTTGPVDMSVDLAGVRLPGPMMTASGCAANGREMHRFIDITQLGAFVTKSVKLDPVSGRGTPRMAETPSGMLNSIGLQGPGVTAFVEKDLAWLHSIGARVVVSIAGGTASEFARVARAVVRSRYASAVAAIEVNISCPNVANRGLVFACDPGGAHKVLTLVREEVPRGLPMLAKLSPDVTDIVEIADVVLRAGAHGLTMINTTLGVAIDTDRLRPHLAAATGGLSGPAIRPMAVRAIWQVAGAMREGRIRTAPIVGAGGVRHGRDALELVAAGASAVQVGTAAFNDPTAPHRVGVELERLVADHGFDRLADVVGIAHERFTA; encoded by the coding sequence ATGGGGACGCCGACCACCACGGGCCCCGTCGACATGTCGGTCGACCTCGCGGGTGTGCGCCTGCCGGGCCCGATGATGACCGCGAGCGGGTGCGCCGCCAACGGTCGCGAGATGCACCGCTTCATCGACATCACGCAGCTGGGTGCCTTCGTGACGAAGTCGGTCAAGCTCGACCCCGTCTCCGGGCGGGGCACCCCCCGCATGGCCGAGACCCCCTCGGGCATGCTCAACTCGATCGGGCTCCAGGGTCCGGGTGTGACCGCGTTCGTCGAGAAGGACCTCGCCTGGTTGCACTCGATCGGGGCCAGGGTCGTCGTGTCCATCGCGGGCGGCACCGCCTCGGAGTTCGCCCGGGTCGCCCGGGCGGTCGTGCGCAGCCGGTACGCGAGTGCCGTCGCGGCGATCGAGGTCAACATCTCCTGCCCCAACGTCGCCAACCGGGGCCTGGTCTTCGCCTGCGACCCGGGCGGTGCCCACAAGGTGCTCACGCTCGTGCGCGAGGAGGTCCCGCGCGGTCTGCCGATGCTGGCCAAGCTCAGCCCCGACGTCACGGACATCGTGGAGATCGCCGATGTCGTCCTCCGGGCCGGCGCCCACGGCCTGACGATGATCAACACCACGCTCGGTGTGGCCATCGACACCGACCGGCTGCGCCCGCACCTCGCGGCGGCGACCGGCGGTCTGTCCGGTCCGGCGATCCGCCCGATGGCGGTGCGGGCCATCTGGCAGGTGGCCGGTGCCATGCGGGAGGGCCGGATCCGGACGGCTCCCATCGTCGGCGCCGGGGGAGTGCGTCACGGCAGGGACGCGCTGGAGCTCGTCGCGGCCGGCGCCAGCGCCGTCCAGGTCGGGACCGCCGCCTTCAACGACCCGACGGCCCCCCACCGCGTCGGTGTCGAGCTGGAACGGCTCGTCGCCGACCACGGCTTCGACCGCCTCGCCGACGTCGTCGGCATCGCCCACGAGAGGTTCACCGCGTGA